From the Endozoicomonas sp. Mp262 genome, the window GTTACAAAGGGGGGACATCCATTAGCCAGGCCCGTATGATGGCAACAGCGGCCCAGTCCCTGGCGGGGATAAACCCGGATGACACAATTCTTCTGGAAACGCCTCGCAATACCCTGGAGGAAGCCACCCAGGCGGTTGCTGTTGTGGGCAACAAAAGACTGGTTTTAGTGACTTCTGCCAGTCATATGCCCAGGGCCATGATAGATTTTCAGCAACAAGGATTGCAGCCTATACCGGCTCCCACTGAATTCCTTGGCAGTGATAGTGATATCAGCCAATTTTGGAGATATGCCCCCAACGCCAGGAACCTTGAACAAACTGAACTTTTCTGGCGTGAAACTATGGGACTATGGTGGCAAAAACTCAGTAACTGGCTACTCTAATTGGCTGTATTTTATATGCGACAATGATTTTTTACTTGTAATAAAAAGCCAGATATAGAATAGTTTGTTGACATTAGAGGTTTTCATTCATGTCAAACATCTTTACCTCTACATCATGCATAACAATAACAGAGGAAGAGGTATGCAAAAGGTCAAATTAAACCAGGAACTGGACAAGCTGCAAGAAGTGCTTAACCAGCTTTCTACGTTTATCAAGTCAGAGCTGGTGAAAAAAAAGCCGCCAAGGAAAAGGCAAAAGTAATCACTATTCCACAATCCAGACTTCTCCTCTGGATACCGGTGAGTTTATGCACAATATTAAAAGTCGGCCTGAATTTTTTTCAGGCCGGACTATACAGTCAATATTGTGATATTGACTCATAATCAGCCAATAAACATCCAGGCTATAATACCAACCCTCTTTTCTAGCCATGCTATGGCCTAGCAGCCCCATCATCATCAGAAACTTTTTTCCTGCCAATCCTTTGATAATAACTTCTTGATTTATCATCCAACTTTGTCACCCTCACTTCCTTTCCTGCAAGCTGAGCCTGTTTTTCGATATCTTCACCTGTTGTCATTAATTCCTTTTGCACATAGTTTATGATCTCTTGTTCTCGCCCCTGCTCATTAGGATTAAACCCAAGCTTAGCTTCGGTAACCAGTACAAATGCTTTATTTCGATGCACAGTACCATGGGAAGAAACCATCTTCTTAAGACTTTCTTCTTTAATATCCATCGTTCTCTTCTCAGCGGAGTCATCTTTTATTAATTTATTACCCAGGGCAAATGCCAGATTAGGATCCCAGGCCCCTAGTGACGAACGACTCTCATTAAGTCGAATAACAACA encodes:
- the elyC gene encoding envelope biogenesis factor ElyC, which translates into the protein MFALKKTIAAFLMPLPFMLFIGLTGLLVLWFTRHKFIASLLILIAFTGIFLASLKPVSSVLLAHMERQYKGYIPSTQPVDYIMILGHGHVMDNHQPITSRLSRTALVRLTEGIRILRLHPEAKLILSGYKGGTSISQARMMATAAQSLAGINPDDTILLETPRNTLEEATQAVAVVGNKRLVLVTSASHMPRAMIDFQQQGLQPIPAPTEFLGSDSDISQFWRYAPNARNLEQTELFWRETMGLWWQKLSNWLL